The following nucleotide sequence is from Oreochromis niloticus isolate F11D_XX linkage group LG9, O_niloticus_UMD_NMBU, whole genome shotgun sequence.
caccaaaataaagctgtgggagaatTGGGGAGTGATGGGAGTGTCATGTGtactttgttgttgtaatcacagtttttcttgcatctgaactgctaaacacagaggtcatcccACACATGGTCCACCTataaagggggacagagggaCTCAGGACCAAGAAGAACTGAACCTTGTAACGCTGGAGTGTATGTTATAAGTGATCTCTTTTTTTaagagatcaaaagggggaattgtgagattattctgttatcatatgttaccttatatctgtagttaaagtagttgaattatgttaaCTACTGTAGATCATATAATATCCTTTAGTCTAGATTGTGTGCTGTGTATGTAGTTTAGTTCCCATTATACCTTTGGGTTAAAAGAACATAATCATTTTGTAGTTCATTAGATAGGTGTGCATTACTCTGTACCCTTGATCTGCtgtgaatgtgttacactgttttctTGACAtgtcatactgctgaatcatgaagagaatgttgggtgCAGAAGACCTTGTTGTTCTGATAGCAGAAGAGaaagaccacattccatacccccacctttacagagagcagaaagacaaggagccgaggtcataacttaggcaccgtaagagagaaagaatgtgaatgtttaggcttttacgactaggtgggggccactaggggctataaaaggctgagtaacccgtcaccattttgagacttgctgtgaccctctgcaggcaggtctccccatcatgatggttcttatgctcttaagtgttgaattgtatagaaataaaatattgttgattgagcatttatacaccgagtattgtccttccttcagcccaaagattaaaagaactgggagattttaacagagCACTGGTCCAACAAGGTGAGAGGACTCTATGTTTCTCCTGAGTGTTGATCACAGAGAATGAAGTCAGCATGCTGCATGCATGTTCTGTGTTTATGGTTCTGATCAGGTCCCAGAGTATGTCTACCCCAAAGACCACGTCCCTGACTACTCGTCCATCCTGGTTCCCAACGTAGACAACGTGAGGACGGACTTCCTGATGCAGACCATCATGAAGCAGAGGAAGGCCGTGCTGCTGATCGGAGAGCAAGGAACAGCCAAGACCGTcattagggatgcaccgataccgatactggtatcgggtatgcgtactcgtactcgtaaaagttaaccgataccatgaaccgatactaatgtagcccgaatttgggagtagatactcataattcccatggacttgaacgccacggtaacataaggtgttcacagttatgtgatgtaactgtaccctgaatttaatttgccctgtaatatgtcacaaggtaaatacaggtaattagagcaatcaaactgttatgttaatcataaaagtattattttatggtatgtaactctgaagggagttaaaatattgttcagagttctaattttctggaggcccgtgaaggtagcataaaacgggacctgtgtatctgttgcaatggaggaggagaagagaacggcatggagagatacaagggttagctgaaccaaagtgagagactcggctagttttactgaggttaactagcacaaaagagtgtgtgactagaaagctaaccgtgtgggagcttcgcaacagagtgtgggtgaagtgactttttgtttcaacggtcgcaccaccgtggaaaactgtgtttccagctacgatcgccgaggctaaaggctagcccggactgcttggctgcacCACGGAGGCAGCCGttatggactgtcggagagctggacagtgactggctaacgcgctgtagctgagacagcatcgggtccgcagggagtggatttagtgtgggactggtacacggcgacctaccgagcaacggaactgtaagtcagacttttgtgctcttactggggagaagaggatttttctccatcgtcctgcgtgagcagcaaacaggcctgcaacaagtgtgaatgtgagtgtgtgtggagccgatgtgtgaatattgtatgtttagtggagttatataacgtgttttggagtgtatattagtgagtcacttaccaaaaggtgataacataagttgggttgtttaatataatttgaaagggaattatttcatttatacagtgtatttcatttggttaaggaattggaatatcatttgagtttaaaaaagggatgtgttgtacagtatttgtctctgcccttacgttcagtaaacgtttcgtttgtgttaaagagttgtgtggggtcgtttctttactgctggttaagtttaacttgtgtgtggtagaagtatcggattttgtactcggtatcggcaagtactcagatccaagtatcggtatcggatcggtttgaaaaaattggtatcgttgcatccctaacCGTCATGATTAAAGTAAGAGTGCGCTCAACCGTTCACCAGCACAGGCTAGCACAGCCTACAGCATGCAGCTTGCTCTCTGGCTCCCCCTGTAGGGCTACACTGGAAAGCTCGACCCAGAGCTCCACCTCAGTAAGACGGTGAACTTCTCTTCGGCCACGCTGCCCGGCATGTTCCAGAGGACGCTCGAGAGCTACATCGACAAACGCATGGGCACCACCTACGGGCCGCCGGCCGGACGCAGGATGACCGTCTTCATAGATGACATCAACATGCCCGTAATCAACGAATGGGGCGACCAGGTGGGCTTCAGGCTCTCTGTGATTGGTCAAACTTTTGCTAGCTTACCTCTTTGTTTCTCACAGAATAACCTCCACCTCACATCACAAACAACCAATCAGCTCAGTTTTCCCCCACCGTGCTCTCTTTAATATGCATGTAACCAATCAGATTATTATATCTCTGACACGCCCCCACCCCCACATCTCACTCAGATAACCAATGAGATTGTGCGTCAGCTGATGGAGCAGGGAGGTTTCTACAGCCTGGATCGTCCAGGAGAGTTCATCACTGTGGTGGATGTTCAGGTGAAGTTTGGCTGTGGTTGGAGCGCTGTGGCACATTCTGGATGTTTCCATGATGACAGACTGATGAAGATTACTGTGAGCAAAGGCAGGAGGAGCTACAGATATACTGGAGTAtcacaggtgtacctaataaagtggagGGAAATATATGAAGTGAACACAAACCTGTTGGTTTGAGGGATTCCTTGAAAAGTTTTAAATCATAAACCATCagagagatgatgatgatgatgatgatgttagaTCACCTGCTCTGTGACTGACTgatgtgtgtaatgatctttaCCAGCTGGTGGCAGCCATGATTCACCCCGGCGGCGGTCGGAACGACATCCCTCAGCGTCTGAAGCGTCAGTTCTCCATCTTTAACTGCACGCtgccctccaactcctccatcgATAAGATCTTTGGCACTGTGGCTCAGGGCTACTTCTGCCCAGACAGAGGCTTCCCCGGCCCGGTGTGCCAGCTCGCCGCCGCCCTCGTCCCCTCCACCAGGCGGGTGTGGCAGGCCGTGAAGGcgaaggtttgtttttttttaaataagatcAAATcggaccttcagaataaaagaaggctaaaatgtatttaattcttTATAAAcagtcattaaaaaataatatttaaagcaGCTGATAATCACTAAAAGATCCCCTCTGAGCTTTTTTCAGGTTAATTCTCATATATTTATGTGAGGATGGAGGACATGAGGAGGCACTTTGTTCTAATCAGGATAATCAATACTTGATAATCAAAGTATTATCATCAAACTTCATTCCATCCTGTGTCAGATCTATGCTCGTGATTGGTTCACCCCTTCATTTAATGATTATGGAGATTAAATGTCTCTTTTCATTTGAAGGTCACATTTACTGCACAGATTCAGATTTTCAAACACCTGATCCCAAGATAGGACCCAAACTGCAGACTCAGAGGTGAAATAGTGCAGtgaaacagctttattgctcatacataaaataaactgaaaataaactaaACAGGCAGGCTGGCAAACAGAACACAGTGTGAGATGAGGGAGATCACGACACAGAGCCAAGAAAAcacaggacttaaatacacagagcgAGCAAtcagggagacaggagggaaacacagctgggacaaatcagggCTGACGACACAAGGAAGCAAAAGCAGACATATTGAAAGTCCGAGTCTCATGTTAAAGTAAAAGAGGAAATGTTCCGGTCACTGGGGTGGGGGGACTCAAACGCAGGACTCCTTGCTCAAAGGAAGAACAGAAGGTTTTTCTTCACAAACACCAGGTGAAATGTGTGACAGTGACTCAGTGCTATACACAAGCGTGCGGGGATCAGGGCTCCAGGGAATCCACGGGGAAAAGCAGGGGAACACTCTCACTCCTCTTCAGCCTCTCTTGGCGTCATTCACTCCTCTCTCGCACCAGAAACTCCGTAGGGAACCAGGGCAGGTCCAGGGGGTCTGTACACAGGAAACAAAAGCGTTAACACAAGAAGCTGAAACGCAGGAACTAGACTGTAGCGTCCAAGCCGGGATTTCACTGACACAGGTCAAGCAACGATCCAGCGAAGAGCAGTCTGGCTTCTTCCCTTCAGTAGAGGCCAGTTAATGAGGCGCAGGTGTTGATCATCTCCCAGGTATGTAGGCCAAAGGCGGAGCCCACAATGAACTCCGCCCAggcgacagagagagagaaaaagaagacaaagcAGAACTTCTCAGGCAGATCTGCCGtgacaggaaacaacacagacgcaGCCGTGACGAGGCGAGACAGAGCAGCTATGGACACAGAAACCACAGACAGAGAACTcgaacaaagaaaccaaaagaccAGAAATGATAAATATTATCAAAGTTCAATAATAATGTCAAACTGAAAACTCTGGCTCGACGACCCAGGCACCCCAACAAATTTGACATGTTGATGAGTTTTGCTGTAATTGTAACTTTATTTTGCTTGACTTGATTTTGTTTGCATTCAGTCTGTGGATGTTTCTCAgatcttctctctctcctcagaTGTTACCGTCTCCTGCAAAGTTTCACTACATCTTCAACCTGCGTGACCTCAGCAGAATCTGGCAGGTAGAAAAAATCACACGTAGtttgatttcttcttcttttaatccTGAATAAacgttttgttctttttttctgagaTTTTTCTTATTGACACATTTATACTGAAGCAACTCTGACCCGGCGATGTGAACGAGTCCCTGTGTGTTTCAGGGGATCCTCACGGTGAAGTCAGAGGTGTGTCAGAGCTCTGAGCTCCTCTCGGCTCTCTTCCATCACGAGTGCTGCAGAGCGATCGCCGATCGATTCGTCGACGGCGGCGACAGACGAGCGTTCGGCAGCATCGTGGAGGCGGTGTGTGCgctctgacatcatcactgtGACCCTCAGTCACAGCTTACAGAACATAAAGAACATCATCTGCTGCTTGTTTTGGCAAAGACtgagtttcatttttacagtaaaataaatgatcaaaatgtcaAATATTTCGTTCTTTTACAGATGATTTGCTACCAGAGGagctttgcatgagtcacagttcagaataatctttatttatctgaTATCAGACTTTTGTTGAGGAATAAAATCAGCAGCTGTATGAACGTCATCGTTACATCTTTGGTCCGCTTCTGTCGGCTCTCGTGTTGcgtctgtgtttcctgtctgtgcgTCTTTGtcactctttgtgttttgtttttgtcgtctttttgtgtgtctgcttttACTTCCTGTCATTGTGTTTTTCCCGCCCTGATTGTTTCCACCTGACTCTGTGTTCAGTTATGTGTTTTACTTCCTGCTTCTGTTTCTTGGTTTGATTCACGTCTAAAAGTCTTTCTGTGTAAAACTGAATTTTCAGTGCAAAATAAAAACCTTGTTGTCCAATAAACGTCTCTGGAATCAGAGCCGACAGATTAAAGATGATACAGGAACTTATCTCATGACACAACAACAACTGTTTATTTAAAGTGCGGCGTAAACAGCAGTGAGTAAATCTTCTTTACTGTATCTAACGCTCCTCTCCCTCAGGTCACAGTGGAGGATCATGGGAGAGCTCTGACTGAGCATGCTCAGTGGAACAGCTGCTTTGTGGACTTCCTGCGTGAAGCCCCGGAGGCGACGGGAGATGAACCTGAAGACGCTGAGCTGGAGGCTCCGAAGGTCTCAGAAtctgatttattttaatatttttattaaagtgaattttttatttagtctgtttttaagTGAAATAAAGTCCAGCAAAGATGAGAAGAGCCAAAGTCTTCAGGTTCCTCAGTGTTGGATCGTTTTCTGATGGTTTCTAAGTGTGGACACCGATATGATTGACAGGTGTACGAGCCAATCCCATCGCTGGACCTTCTGGCAGAGCGGCTGTCGGTTTTTCAGCAGCAGTACAACGAGGCGGTGAGAGGCGGAGCCATGGACCTGGTCTTCTTCAAGGTGATGATGACTCCTGTCACACTCTTCACCTTCACACATGATCTTTGTTCATATCAGCTGATGGTGACCCTCTGTGTGTGGTCCAACGACAGGACGCGATGATCCACCCTATGAGGATCTCACGCATCCTGAGGACGCCACAAGGAAACGCCCTGCTGGTCGGGGTGGGAGGGTCGGGGAAGCAGAGCCTGGCGAGGCTCGCGTCGTTCATCGCAGGATACCAAACCTTCCAGATCACACTGAGCAGGTGTGTGCTTCCTGCGATTCATCGTGACCAAcggaaaataaacacaaataagtCAGGTGTGAAAAACAAACTCCGCCTACTGTTTATGCGGGTCATTGGGCAGAAGTCTAAACAAGCGGTGGGACACAGTCTCAGTGTCCACTCATCCAGTCATCATCCAGTGTCCCTCATCCAATCATCATCCAGTGTCCACTCATCCAATCATCATCCAGTGTCCCTCATCAAGTCATCATCCAGTGTCCCTCATCCAATCATCATCCAGTGTCCCTCATCCAGTCATCATCCAGTGTCCACTCATCCAATCATCATCCAGTGTCCACTCATCCAATCATCATCCAGTGTCCCTCATCCAGTCATCATCCAGTGTCCCTCATCCAGTGTCCCCTCATCCAGTCATCATCCAGTGTCCCCTCATCCAGTCATCATCCAGTGTCCCCTCATCCAGTCATCATCCAGTGTCCCCTCATCCAATCATCATCCAGTGTCCCCTCATCCAATCATCATCCAGTGTCCACTCATCCACAATATATTCACACTCCTCCCTTTCAGGTAGAACTCCTCACAAACCCGCAGAAGAAAGTCTGTAAATGAAATTCTGTGAtaaactattttatttatatagcagcaaATTAAACAACAGCCGCCTCACTGTGTTTAtactgtaagataaagaccctacaataacaccaccaatcagacgaccccctgtgaacaagcacttggtgacagtgggaaggaaaaactccctttgaacaggaagaaaagaagcagaaccaggctcagggaggggcggggccatctgccaccACCTGTTGGGGGTGACGGAGGAAGACATTCATTTACTTTTCAAACATTTGGCCCCCAACAAAtatttaacacaataaaaatgaattttcttcctgctgaaagggagtttttccttcataggggatcgtctgattgttggggtttctctgtattacttacagtataagtgtgtgtgtgtgtgtgccgcaGGTCGTACAGCAGCAGTAACCTGCTGGAGGATCTGAAGTCTCTGTATCGGATCGCCGGTCAGCGCGGGAAAGGCGTCACCTTCCTGTTCAGCGACAGTGACATCAAAGAAGAAGCCTTCCTGGGTGCCAACGATCAGCTGACAGCTTTGATGAGTCACAGCAGAAACTCGCTCACGTCTTTAATTTGCACCACAGCagaacaaacatcagctgaaacTTTATCTGTTCATGTGAATCATCATGTGAAATATCAGGAAGTCTGAATGTAAAAGgaggaaaacagatttttttacaCTGTTTGTTTGTCCTGCTGATGGAagcaaaggtcagaggtcaggagGTCATGGGGTCAGGGCCCGTCTTGTTTTCTGACTCCTGTCTCCTCTCCTGCAGAATACATGAACAACGTCCTGGCGAGCGCTGAAGTTTCCAACCTGTTTGCTCGAGACGAGCTGGATGACATCACTCAGGACCTGATTCCCGTGATGAAGCGCCAGCATCCTCGCCGCCCGCCGACACCCGAGAACCTCTACGACTTTTTCCTGTCCCGCGTGCGGAGCAACCTCCACGTGGTCCTCTGTTTCTCGCCTGTCGGGGAGAAGTTTCGCTCTCGTGCCTTAAAGGTGCGGCGAGGACTCAGGTTCTCAGGTCACATGACCCTGATGATGATGTAAGCTGGTGGAGCCAAAGGCTCTGTCCTCCTAAGAATTACTGTTTCTCatcagtgacctttgacctctgccctGAACAGTTCCCGGGTCTGATttccagctgcacagtggacTGGTTCCAGCGTTGGCCTCAGGACGCCCTCATCGCTGTATCGCATCACTTCCTGTCTCAGTACCAGGACCTCCGCTGCTCAGAGGACGTCAAGCAAAGCGTTGTGGTTACCATGGGAACCTTCCAGGTAGCGCTCCCACAGTGATCAGGTACCTTATTATTGCCAGCGTGTTGAGCGGACTGATCACATGACCGAGGTGTTCACAGGACCTGGTGGCAGAGAAGTGTGGCGAGTACTTTGAGCGTTTCCGCCGCCAGACGTTTGTGACGCCAAAGTCCTACCTGTCCTTCATCGACAGCTACAAGCTGGTCTACACGGAGAAGATCGCTCACGTCGGCACGCTGGCCGAGCGCATGCAGACAGGTGAGGATGGTTTGATGGGAGGGGCTAAACCGTCCTGTACTTCCTGtctcaggtggaggtggagaggCGAGCTGATGCTGCGCGTGCTTGTGATGCTTCCTGCAGGGCTGTGTAAACTGATGGAGGCGGAGCAGTCGGTGTCTCAGCTCTCtgaggagctgctggtgaaggaGAAGGAGCTCGCCgtcgcctcccagagggcagacCAGGTCCTGCAGGAGGTCACGGCCAAAGCTCAGGCTGCCGAAAAGGtgaaaaaacatgtttcctGTTAGCGAGCGAGACCGCAGGTCAACAGCGACGTGTCTGAAATCTTTATTAGTCTGTTATGAAACATAAAGCTAACGTGAAGGAGCCTCAGACGCTGTTTGTCATCATGTAACTGAACAGAACTGCAGAGGAAACAACATGAAACACTGAAACGTTGAGTGATGTCACAGATGTGTCTGACTCTGGGCTAAACCTCTGACATCCTCCGTTTGTGCTACACAGTCTTTattgggatttttcttttaactaaATGTAAACCGGGAGCTTTACAAGTGGGCGGAGTCAGCCAGCTGTGGATCACACAAACGCACGCTTAATGCCCCGCTCTGTGGTTACAGGTGAAGCAGCAGGTGCAGAAGGTGAAGGATAAAGCTCAGCTCATCGTGGACGAGATCGAAGCCGATAAAATGGCAGCAGAGTCCAAACTGGAGGCTGCGAAACCGGCTCTGCAGGCTGCTGAGGCTGCGCTACAGGTTACACTCAGTCCTCCATTGTATTTACATGTCCTCCACAGACCGCTCAGGTCAGAGCGGCGTAAGCTTCATCATCAGATGGTGAGCGGCCGTGTGTCCGTCTGTTTGTTGTGACCACGTGGACTCGTCCACTGAGTCTTTACATGACTTTACAGGTGCTTCAGGTGGGGGACAACAGAAGAGTCAAAGCTTCACTGGCTTCAATTTGACTCAAACTGaactaaaaactgaaataaaataagatcACAGAGAAACAATCTTAGCTGAAACGTCCGTGTGTGCTCACAGGTTTGAGGCCGTGTTCACTCACGTACACACTCAGTGTCTGCATGACAGTAAATAGAGCTGGTCCTGTCACACCTGCTCACAGTTACATCTGTgttacaataataatacaaactGAAACTGTCCATGTTCTGCTGCTTCTCAGCAGCCACCTCCAAACCAGAGCAGCACCTGCATCCCTCAGGTGATGGAGCAGGCCGCCTCCGCTCCACATGTTGAACGATGCTTAATGATAGAAAATGAGTGATTGTGTCAGTGAGACTGGTCACCAGTGTCAGCTTCAATGGTGCAGTGTGTACTGGGTGGTAGTCCCATGGTGGAGGGCCCAGTGGACCGATCTGAAACTAAGCTGATAAAATCTGAACTGTAAGTAAAACCATATGAACCTCGGCTCTGAGCAGCGTTCATGAGAGAACCTCAGAGATCATCAAAGCTTCTGCAGACAAACAACAAGCGTTAAACGACCTGCCTGCATGTTTCCACGACACGCTGTCCTCCTGTGATCTGACTCAGACTCACATGTTGTCACCGTGTGCTGTTTGCTCGTCATCTACGTTGATGTGTCACATGTTCAGCCTCagagtttgtctctgtgtgcagACCATCAAACCAGCAGACATCTCCACGGTGAGGAAGCTGCAGAAGCCTCCTCATCTCATCATGAGGATCATGGACGCcgtgctgctgctgttccagAGAAAGGTCACGGTCGGAGCCTGAAACGTTCCCTCTGAGTGTTCACGACATGCTTTCTAAATCTCTGTCCTCTTTCTCAGGTCGACGccgtgacctctgaccccgaACGACCTTGTCCCAGACCGTCGTGGGCCGAGGCGATGAAGCTGATGCAGAACTCGGCCTTCCTCAGCAGCCTGCTCAACTTCAGcaaggtcacacacacacacacacacgctggtATTATTATACTTGTTCCAGCTGCAGCATAAACCTGAGTTTGAGTCCTCATGTTCATGAAGCTTCACACACTCTATTGAAGAAGTGACAGATGGACACACGctgacctcacacacacacacacacacctgagtgtgtgtgtgtgtgtgtgtgtgtgtgtgtgtgtgtgtgtgtgtgttaggggGAAACTCCCCTCTCATGGTCTCATCACCTGCTGTCTCTCCGTGTGTCACATACCTGCTAAGCTGTGGATCTCTGAGGCCGGCGCTCCGCCTGGAGAACCTCGGAGCGTCAGCTGATCCATCCGTCTGCTCTCTGTCATCATAAAGTCCagctttatgtttatgtttatattattatattgtcATAAGATTCTGTTTACTTTGACATGATcatgataaaaaataaagacaggaaATGCAGCAATAAGCCAAACAGACATCACGTTGCAGTAAAATGATTCTAAGTTCGTGGATCTGCACTGAGAGCAGATTTCATGAATGCATGAACTGAGGTGATGTTTGACGTCTCGGTGCTGCAGGACTCCATCACAGAGGAGGTGGTGGAGCTGCTCGCTCCTTACCTCCACATGGACGACTACAACATGGAGACGGCCAAGAGGATCTGTGGGAACGTGGCGGGGCTCTGCTCCTGgactcaggccatggtcgacTTCTTCAGCATCAACAAGGAGGTTCTTCCTCTGAAGGTGAACGCAGAGCTGTCAGTATCCATGAGACCAGGAGCCAGCCTGACACAGGCGCTcattatagtgtgtgtgtgtgtgtgtgtgtgtgtgcaggctaACCTGGCCATGCAGGAGGCCCGTCTGCTGGTGGCTCAGGCTGAACTCACTAAGGCTCAGGAACAGCTGGATGCTAAACAGCTGGACGCGGTGCAGgtaaagtgtgtttgtgttcccGCTCTCAGACTGTCGTCTTTAATAAAgactgaactgaaatcagtCAAATCTCTAATCATGAGGCAGTTTCCTGTTTCACTGTCACTGCAGGTTTtctcttcagttttatttgggTTCTTGTAGAGTTTTTGTGCACAGCAGCATTGCAGCCTTCCTCTGTTTTGGTGCTTAAACAGCAGCCGTAACAAGAAATGAGGGAAAATACAAACTTCATGGTCactggtttgttgtttttatggttTATTGAGTATTGAACCTTCTGAGAATCGTGACCATCTGTAGTTCAGCAGTTTGCTATCAGTTAAATCTGTCTTTGTGAAACTCACTCAGTCGTTTGGACACTTTAGTTTTTCGTCTCCACTCATTTGGTACGCTCTCTTCTTTTTGCACTGATAACATTTTAATCGATTATTATGTTTGAACTTAAAGTTTGGTAAATGTGTCTGATCTGGACCTTCGGGCGCTTTACGACGCTGCCATGAAGGAGAAGCAGGACCTGGAGGATGACGCCCAGGCCTGCCGCCGGAAGATGGCCAACGCTCGCGCTCTGATCGACGGCCTGGGAGGAGAAAAGGTCAGCTTCTACCTTCCATCCATCTAACGGTTCATTGGTCCATCGTTCCTTCATCTCACACCTCGTCTTCAGGAGGCAGATACCTGCACGGTGGTGTGGAGGAAGGCCACACCTGCCTCAGGTCCGTTGGACCGACAGCAGCGCGGGGTTTCAGACTCAGATCAAACACCTGGTGGGGGACGTCCTTCTGGCCACAGGCTTCCTGTCCTACGCTGGCCCCTTTAACCAGGAGTACCGCAGCCTGCTGCTGACGCTGTGGAGGAAAGAGATGGAGGAGAAGCTCCTCCCCTTCAGTCCCGTAAGATGTCACGGCTGAATGTTTATACAGAGAATCCACAGACAGTAGGGGTGTGTCCCAGAGACACAGATACCTGCAGCTCAGACGTCTTGGACAGTGAAGTCAAAGCAGCCATGTTATTGGTCAGATGATGAAACACATCACAGCCGCCTTGTTTCTGTTGGTTCTTAAACACGAGGAACCAAACCCTGCTGAACGAGCTC
It contains:
- the LOC106097643 gene encoding dynein heavy chain 5, axonemal, translating into MIKGYTGKLDPELHLSKTVNFSSATLPGMFQRTLESYIDKRMGTTYGPPAGRRMTVFIDDINMPVINEWGDQITNEIVRQLMEQGGFYSLDRPGEFITVVDVQLVAAMIHPGGGRNDIPQRLKRQFSIFNCTLPSNSSIDKIFGTVAQGYFCPDRGFPGPVCQLAAALVPSTRRVWQAVKAKMLPSPAKFHYIFNLRDLSRIWQGILTVKSEVCQSSELLSALFHHECCRAIADRFVDGGDRRAFGSIVEAVTVEDHGRALTEHAQWNSCFVDFLREAPEATGDEPEDAELEAPKVYEPIPSLDLLAERLSVFQQQYNEAVRGGAMDLVFFKDAMIHPMRISRILRTPQGNALLVGVGGSGKQSLARLASFIAGYQTFQITLSRSYSSSNLLEDLKSLYRIAGQRGKGVTFLFSDSDIKEEAFLEYMNNVLASAEVSNLFARDELDDITQDLIPVMKRQHPRRPPTPENLYDFFLSRVRSNLHVVLCFSPVGEKFRSRALKVRRGLRFSGHMTLMMICTVDWFQRWPQDALIAVSHHFLSQYQDLRCSEDVKQSVVVTMGTFQDLVAEKCGEYFERFRRQTFVTPKSYLSFIDSYKLVYTEKIAHVGTLAERMQTGLCKLMEAEQSVSQLSEELLVKEKELAVASQRADQVLQEVTAKAQAAEKVKQQVQKVKDKAQLIVDEIEADKMAAESKLEAAKPALQAAEAALQTIKPADISTVRKLQKPPHLIMRIMDAVLLLFQRKVDAVTSDPERPCPRPSWAEAMKLMQNSAFLSSLLNFSKDSITEEVVELLAPYLHMDDYNMETAKRICGNVAGLCSWTQAMVDFFSINKEVLPLKANLAMQEARLLVAQAELTKAQEQLDAKQLDAVQELNVIGLLVDNTTVSEWNLQGLPSDDLSIQNGIVVTKASRYPLLIDPQGQGKTWIQNRERDQQLQVTSLNHKYFRSHLEDSLSLGRPLLLEDVGEELDPVLDNILDKNYIKSGSTYKVKVGDKEVDVMKGFRLYITTKMANPAYSPEVSARTAVVDFAVTQRGLEDQLLGRVILLEKQEMEAERVKLLEEVTSNKRKMQELEDSLLFRLTSTQGSLVEDQSLIEVLSVTKITAQEVSEKLTVAAETEVKINQAREEYRPVATRGSILYLGAPCRPISMGQGQEVHARRLLANSMLDGGWLLLQNCHLGLDFLDELLETVSTAVPESVHKDFRVWLTTDVHPRFPITFLQSSIKFTNEPPLGMKASLKRTFNGVTQDQLEISNLPQWKPLLYAVAFLHTTVQERRKFGPLGWNIPYEFNQADFTSSIQFVQNHLDNLDVKRGVNWSCLRYMLGEVQYGGRVTDDLDKRLLNTFTSVWFSESTFSEAFCFFKGYSIPAKAKSIQEVLQHIEGLPLVDSPEVFGLHPNADITYQTNLANDTLSTIINIQPKDTGGGAGETREDTVQRLANEMLEKLPPDYIPHEVKGQLQKMGPLQPMNIFLRQELDRMQRVISSVRSMLTDLRLAIDGTIIMSEDLRDALDSMFDARIPRLWLRLSWPSATLGFWFSELLERNQQLSAWISAGRPNQFWLTSFFNPQGFLTAMRQETTRSNLSRGWALDTVTLSNDVTKMMREDVSAPPPEDVGGVYIYGLFLGGAGWDRRGAKLAEAPPKVLFTPLPVVHVFAVSSANMADSKRPPGGGGGRSACTHVPSTRSLDAPT